One genomic region from Epinephelus fuscoguttatus linkage group LG6, E.fuscoguttatus.final_Chr_v1 encodes:
- the LOC125890279 gene encoding uncharacterized protein LOC125890279, whose product MAGGNIKQSAVKGESMNVHREQKRDFQSKAFHESTVFTLLPPRPHSYGDACLSSRGSELLGLQVQGLCCHLQQKPSSGRVTQRVTPQSRGGGGESLTLLSRLKGRPQSRAKPALRTSTGSRPESPEGEAPTVCHRRDPVSQTAETPTTPCNNNERLACHGHPGATKVSVLHLYLPSSLCDDEEQDIEAQEMRSDTSLSSPHLL is encoded by the exons ATGGCAGGAGGAAACATCAAGCAGAGTGCGGTGAAAGGTGAAAGCATGAATGTCCACAGGGAACAGAAGAGGGACTTTCAGTCTAAAGCCTTTCATGAAAGCACAGTGTTCACTTTGCTTCCACCAAGACCACATTCCTATGGAGACGCATGCCTTTCCTCCAGAGGCTCTGAGCTGCTGGGCCTGCAAG TGCAGGGGCTCTGCTGTCACCTTCAGCAGAAGCCCAGCAGTGGAAGGGTGACGCAAAGGGTGACACCACAgagcagagggggaggaggggagagccTGACGCTACTAAGCAGACTCAAGGGAAGGCCGCAGAGCAGAGCAAAACCAGCACTGAGGACCAGTACTGGGAGCAGACCTGAGAGTCCAGAGGGTGAAGCTCCcactgtgtgtcatcgcagagATCCAGTCAGTCAAACAGCAG AAACTCCCACAACCCCCTGCAACAACAACGAGAGGCTGGCTTGTCACGGGCATCCCGGCGCCACAAAGGTTTCAGTGCTCCATCTGTATCTGCCTTCATCACTCTGTGATGATGAGGAGCAGGACATTGAGGCACAGGAGATGAG